One segment of Streptomyces bathyalis DNA contains the following:
- the acs gene encoding acetate--CoA ligase, protein MSNESLANLLKEERRFPPPADLAAQANVTVAAYEQARADRLGFWAEQARRLSWGTEPTETLDWSNPPFAKWFKDGKLNVAYNCVDRHVEAGNGDRVALHFEGEPGDSRSITYADLQREVSKAANALTELGVQAGDRVAVYLPMIPETVVAMLACARIGAPHSVVFGGFSADALATRIEDADARVVITADGGYRKGGASALKPAVDEALTRPGTEKVRNVLVVRRTGQDDIEWNDGRDVWWHDVVDRQSDQHTPENFDAEHPLFILYTSGTTGKPKGILHTTGGYLTQVAYTHHAVFDLKPDRDVYWCTADVGWVTGHSYIVYGPLANGATEVLYEGTPDTPHKGRWWEIVQKYGVSLLYTAPTAIRACMKWGDDIPAKFDLSSLRILGSVGEPINPEAWIWYRHHIGGDRTPIVDTWWQTETGGVMVSPLPGVTETKPGSAQRPLPGIAATVVDDEANEVPDGGGGYMVLTEPWPSMLRTIWGDDQRFLDTYWSRFQNMYFAGDGAKKDDDGDIWLLGRVDDVMLVSGHNISTTEVESSLVSHPKVAEAAVVGATDPQTTQAICAFVILRGSAAEDEGLVEELRAHVAKQLGPIAKPKKILPVAELPKTRSGKIMRRLLRDVAENRALGDVSTLTDSSVMELIQDKLPSAASED, encoded by the coding sequence GTGAGCAACGAAAGCCTGGCCAATCTGCTCAAGGAAGAGCGGAGGTTCCCGCCGCCCGCCGATCTGGCCGCTCAGGCCAACGTCACCGTAGCGGCGTATGAGCAGGCGAGGGCGGATCGGCTGGGCTTCTGGGCCGAGCAGGCACGCCGCCTGAGCTGGGGTACGGAGCCGACCGAGACCCTCGACTGGTCAAACCCGCCGTTCGCCAAGTGGTTCAAGGACGGCAAGCTCAACGTCGCGTACAACTGCGTGGACCGGCACGTCGAAGCGGGCAACGGCGACCGGGTCGCCCTGCACTTCGAGGGCGAGCCCGGCGACTCCCGCAGCATCACCTACGCCGACCTCCAGCGTGAGGTCTCCAAGGCCGCGAACGCGCTGACGGAACTGGGCGTGCAGGCCGGCGACCGCGTCGCCGTCTATCTGCCGATGATCCCGGAGACCGTCGTGGCGATGCTGGCGTGCGCCCGCATCGGCGCCCCGCACTCGGTGGTCTTCGGCGGCTTCTCCGCCGACGCGCTCGCCACCCGCATCGAGGACGCCGACGCCCGCGTCGTCATCACCGCCGACGGCGGCTACCGCAAGGGCGGAGCCAGCGCGCTCAAGCCCGCCGTCGACGAGGCGCTCACCCGGCCCGGTACCGAGAAGGTCCGCAACGTGCTGGTGGTCAGGCGCACCGGGCAGGACGACATCGAGTGGAACGACGGGCGCGACGTGTGGTGGCACGACGTCGTCGACCGCCAGAGCGACCAGCACACGCCGGAGAACTTCGACGCCGAGCACCCGCTCTTCATCCTCTACACCTCCGGAACCACCGGTAAGCCGAAGGGCATCCTGCACACCACCGGCGGCTACCTGACGCAGGTCGCCTACACCCACCACGCCGTCTTCGACCTCAAGCCCGACCGGGACGTGTACTGGTGCACGGCGGACGTCGGCTGGGTCACCGGCCACTCCTACATCGTGTACGGGCCCCTCGCGAACGGCGCCACCGAGGTGCTCTACGAGGGCACCCCGGACACCCCGCACAAGGGCCGCTGGTGGGAGATCGTGCAGAAGTACGGCGTCTCCCTGCTCTACACCGCCCCGACCGCGATCCGCGCCTGCATGAAGTGGGGCGACGACATCCCGGCCAAGTTCGACCTGTCGTCGCTGCGGATCCTCGGCTCCGTCGGCGAGCCGATCAACCCGGAGGCGTGGATCTGGTACCGCCACCACATCGGCGGTGACCGCACGCCCATCGTCGACACCTGGTGGCAGACGGAGACCGGCGGCGTCATGGTCAGCCCGCTGCCCGGCGTCACCGAGACCAAGCCGGGCTCGGCGCAGAGGCCGCTGCCGGGAATCGCCGCGACGGTCGTGGACGACGAGGCCAACGAAGTGCCCGACGGCGGCGGCGGATACATGGTGCTCACGGAGCCCTGGCCGTCGATGCTGCGCACCATCTGGGGCGACGACCAGCGCTTCCTCGACACCTACTGGTCACGCTTCCAGAACATGTACTTCGCCGGCGACGGCGCGAAGAAGGACGACGACGGAGACATCTGGCTGCTCGGCCGTGTCGACGACGTCATGCTCGTCTCGGGCCACAACATCTCGACGACCGAGGTCGAGTCGTCCCTCGTCTCGCACCCGAAGGTCGCCGAGGCGGCGGTCGTCGGTGCGACGGACCCGCAGACGACCCAGGCGATCTGCGCGTTCGTCATCTTGCGCGGCTCGGCCGCCGAGGACGAGGGCCTGGTGGAGGAGCTGCGCGCGCACGTGGCCAAGCAACTCGGCCCGATCGCCAAGCCGAAGAAGATCCTTCCGGTCGCGGAGCTGCCCAAGACCCGCTCCGGCAAGATCATGCGGCGGCTGCTGCGGGACGTCGCGGAGAACCGTGCGCTCGGAGACGTCAGCACGCTGACCGACTCCTCCGTCATGGAGCTCATCCAGGACAAGCTGCCGAGCGCGGCGAGCGAGGACTGA
- a CDS encoding phage holin family protein, with protein MSSADDGRSLGQLVASATAELSGLVHDEIALAKAEIRQDVKRGIVGGGAATVAGVLLLFSLPVLSFAAAYGIHNLGLGLAWSFLIVGGAYIVVALILLLLALRKFKRIKPPEKSIASAKETASVLSRAKPHPRTRAVAAGQTAPEQNGRRPEKQRKSTSAA; from the coding sequence ATGAGTTCTGCCGACGACGGCCGCAGTCTCGGCCAGTTGGTCGCCTCGGCCACCGCCGAGCTGTCCGGACTGGTGCACGACGAGATCGCGCTGGCCAAGGCCGAGATCCGGCAGGACGTGAAGCGGGGCATCGTGGGCGGCGGCGCGGCCACGGTCGCCGGGGTGCTGCTGCTCTTCTCGCTGCCCGTGCTGAGCTTCGCCGCGGCCTACGGGATCCACAACCTGGGCCTCGGACTGGCCTGGTCGTTCCTGATCGTGGGGGGCGCGTACATCGTCGTCGCGCTCATCCTTCTGCTGCTGGCGCTGCGGAAGTTCAAGCGGATCAAGCCCCCGGAGAAGTCGATCGCCTCCGCGAAGGAGACGGCCTCGGTGCTCTCACGCGCCAAGCCGCATCCGCGCACGCGGGCCGTCGCGGCAGGGCAGACCGCTCCTGAACAGAACGGCAGGCGGCCGGAGAAGCAGCGGAAGAGCACCTCGGCGGCGTGA
- a CDS encoding alpha/beta fold hydrolase — protein sequence MTHPAGPANLIRPEGPWTHRDVAANGARFHIAEMGDGPLVLLLHGFPQYWWTWRHQLTALADAGFRAVAMDLRGVGGSDRTPRGYDPANLALDVTGVIRSLGEADAALVGHDLGGYLAWTAAVMRPKLIRRLAVSSMPHPRRWRAAMLKDMRQTAAGSYVWGFQRPFVPERQLTANGGELVGKLVRDWAGPRLLEQPDANEAVARYEQAMCVPSTAHCSVEPYRWLVRSMARPDGFQFNRRMKRPVRVPTMQMHGALDPVLRTRSSAGSGQYVEAPYRWRLFDGIGHWPHEEDPAGFSAELIGWLNDPEPDR from the coding sequence ATGACCCATCCAGCAGGTCCAGCGAACCTGATCCGTCCCGAAGGCCCCTGGACGCACCGGGATGTGGCCGCGAACGGAGCCCGCTTCCACATCGCTGAGATGGGTGACGGACCTCTCGTACTGCTGCTGCACGGATTCCCGCAGTACTGGTGGACCTGGCGGCACCAGCTGACAGCGCTGGCCGACGCCGGCTTCCGCGCAGTCGCGATGGATCTGCGCGGTGTGGGCGGCAGCGACCGGACGCCCCGCGGCTACGACCCGGCCAACCTCGCCCTCGACGTCACCGGTGTCATCCGCTCGCTCGGCGAGGCCGACGCGGCGCTCGTGGGGCACGACTTGGGCGGCTATCTCGCCTGGACCGCCGCCGTGATGCGGCCCAAGCTCATACGGCGTCTCGCCGTCTCCTCGATGCCGCACCCGAGACGCTGGCGGGCGGCCATGCTCAAGGACATGCGTCAGACCGCGGCCGGCTCCTACGTGTGGGGCTTCCAGCGGCCGTTCGTCCCCGAGCGCCAACTCACCGCCAATGGCGGCGAGTTGGTCGGCAAGCTGGTGCGTGACTGGGCCGGCCCGCGGCTCCTGGAGCAGCCGGACGCGAACGAGGCGGTCGCACGGTACGAGCAGGCGATGTGCGTGCCGTCGACCGCGCACTGCTCGGTCGAGCCCTACCGCTGGCTGGTGCGGTCGATGGCGCGGCCGGACGGCTTCCAGTTCAACCGCCGCATGAAGCGGCCCGTACGGGTGCCGACGATGCAGATGCACGGCGCGCTGGATCCCGTGCTGCGCACGCGCAGCTCGGCCGGATCGGGGCAGTACGTCGAAGCGCCGTACCGCTGGCGCCTGTTCGACGGCATCGGCCACTGGCCGCACGAGGAGGACCCCGCGGGCTTCTCGGCGGAACTCATCGGCTGGCTCAACGACCCCGAGCCCGACCGCTGA
- a CDS encoding MarP family serine protease: protein MNALDFVLLLAAIWFAVIGYRQGFVVGILSVAGFLGGGLFAILVLPPLWNGLTDGTPPGAVGVIAAVVLVIVCASVGQAFTTHLGNKLRQHITWSPARAVDATGGALVNVLAMLLVAWFIGSALAGTSLPTVSKEVRNSSVLLGVSRVLPPQADSWFNDFSSTLAQNGLPQVFSPFSNEPIRAVPAPDPKLAKSPVAAEARRSIAKVVGSATRCGKVLEGTGFVFGRHRVMTNAHVVGGVKEPTVQMGGVGRIHDARIVLYDPKRDVAVLDVPTLEAPALKFAPKDADRGDGAIVAGFPENGGFDVRSARVRDRVDADGPDIYQQDRVRRDIYSLYTTIRQGNSGGPLLTPQGEVYGVIFAKSLDNSRTGYALTADEVRSDARRGRSAERQADSQGCAM, encoded by the coding sequence GTGAACGCGCTGGACTTTGTGCTCCTGCTTGCAGCCATCTGGTTCGCCGTCATCGGTTACCGGCAGGGTTTCGTCGTCGGAATCCTGTCCGTGGCCGGTTTCCTGGGCGGTGGACTCTTCGCGATCCTCGTGCTGCCACCGCTGTGGAACGGCCTGACGGACGGCACTCCGCCCGGAGCGGTCGGTGTGATCGCGGCGGTCGTCCTCGTCATCGTCTGCGCTTCCGTGGGCCAGGCGTTCACCACCCACCTCGGCAACAAGCTGCGGCAGCACATCACCTGGTCGCCCGCGCGTGCCGTGGACGCGACGGGCGGCGCGCTCGTCAACGTGCTGGCGATGCTGCTCGTGGCGTGGTTCATCGGCTCCGCGCTGGCCGGTACGTCGCTGCCGACGGTCAGCAAGGAAGTGCGCAACTCCAGCGTGCTGCTGGGGGTTTCGCGCGTGCTGCCGCCGCAGGCCGACAGCTGGTTCAACGACTTCTCCTCGACGCTCGCGCAGAACGGGCTCCCGCAGGTCTTCTCGCCCTTCTCCAACGAGCCGATCCGGGCGGTGCCCGCGCCCGATCCGAAGCTGGCGAAGAGCCCCGTCGCGGCCGAGGCGAGGCGCAGCATCGCGAAGGTCGTGGGCAGCGCGACGCGTTGCGGAAAGGTGCTGGAGGGCACGGGCTTCGTCTTCGGCCGCCACCGGGTGATGACGAACGCCCACGTGGTGGGCGGCGTCAAGGAGCCGACGGTGCAGATGGGCGGCGTGGGCCGCATCCACGACGCGCGGATCGTCCTCTACGACCCGAAGCGTGACGTCGCCGTCCTGGACGTTCCCACGCTCGAAGCCCCCGCGCTCAAGTTCGCGCCCAAGGACGCGGACCGGGGCGACGGCGCCATCGTCGCGGGCTTCCCGGAGAACGGCGGCTTCGACGTTCGCTCGGCGCGCGTACGGGACAGGGTCGACGCGGACGGCCCGGACATCTACCAGCAGGACAGGGTCCGCCGCGACATCTACTCCCTGTACACGACGATCCGCCAGGGCAACTCGGGCGGTCCGCTGCTCACACCTCAAGGCGAGGTCTACGGCGTCATCTTCGCCAAGTCGCTCGACAACTCCCGTACCGGGTACGCCCTCACGGCGGACGAGGTCCGCAGCGACGCACGGCGCGGCCGGAGCGCGGAACGGCAGGCCGACAGCCAGGGTTGTGCGATGTGA
- a CDS encoding NUDIX hydrolase has product MAASVEPRQLSRFLPPADGAGRPSAVLVLFGEGADGPELLLMERSSSLRSHAGQPSFPGGAIDPEDGDPEGEGRLRAALREAEEETGLDPSGVQIFATLPALYIPVSGFVVTPVLGWWRRPTPVAPMDPAETARVFTVPVSELTDPDNRAMAVHPSGYTGPAFSVGPALVWGFTAGVIDRLLHYSGWERPWDRERRVPIDRSA; this is encoded by the coding sequence ATGGCGGCCTCGGTCGAGCCTCGCCAGCTCAGCCGCTTCCTGCCCCCCGCCGACGGAGCAGGCCGTCCTTCGGCGGTGCTCGTGCTCTTCGGCGAGGGAGCCGACGGGCCTGAACTGCTGCTCATGGAGCGTTCGTCCAGCCTCCGCTCCCACGCCGGCCAGCCGTCCTTCCCCGGCGGTGCCATCGACCCGGAGGACGGCGACCCGGAGGGTGAGGGGCGGCTGCGGGCGGCGCTGCGGGAGGCCGAGGAGGAGACGGGCCTCGATCCGTCAGGCGTGCAGATCTTCGCGACGCTGCCGGCGCTCTACATCCCGGTGAGCGGGTTCGTCGTGACGCCCGTCCTCGGGTGGTGGCGGCGCCCCACGCCCGTCGCGCCGATGGATCCGGCGGAGACGGCACGGGTCTTCACCGTCCCCGTCTCCGAGCTGACCGATCCGGACAACCGCGCGATGGCCGTCCACCCCTCCGGATACACGGGCCCGGCGTTCAGCGTGGGGCCCGCCCTGGTGTGGGGCTTCACGGCGGGAGTGATCGACCGGCTGCTGCACTACTCGGGCTGGGAGAGGCCCTGGGACCGCGAGCGGCGCGTCCCGATCGACCGCAGCGCATGA